CGCCCACGAGGGAGTCAACAGCGTGGTCAAACCTGTCTTTCAGGCGATTTTTCACGCAACCACGCTAGCACAAAAAGCCGACATGGTGAGCCTTAAGCCTGTGCCAGGAGAGCGCGTCATTCCTGATCCACTGCCATTCAAGAACTCCGATGGCGCGCTGAAAAACAAGCCACCAAAGGAACTCGCACTAGAGCTGGATCTAATCAAGGCACAACGCGTACGACTTAGCCATAAACGAGCTCTGGGTACTACAACGCATATCGCGGGGGAGGCGGTTCCTTACGCGATGTTTGGTGGAGCCCATGCAATACGCCAAATCCTTAATGACCTGACGAGCATAAATGGCACCACAATAGATGCCAAAGCACTAGCTTCCGGTGCCGCTGGTGCGGTGACTGCTGGAGCACATACAGCCATTCAGCTGGGCACGACCTTCACTGACACACAGGGGCGGTCTTTTCCGGTCTACCAATTGGACCGCACCCCGAAATCCTTGCGTGCCGAGTTGGCGAAAGGCTTGGACTTACGTAAAACCACAGTGCGCTCTGCGTTTACCAGCAAGCTATTTTCCGGCATACAGAGCGCGACCCTAAGTGCCATTTTACCACCCGCATCCGTGGCAAAACGCCCATCAATCGCAAATGTCGGACCGTCCCCGCTGACCACTTTGCAGATCGTCGGCAATGCTCTTCTCGCCGCCGCCGGCTCGGTCTGTTATCTGTCGACACTTTATTCCAGCCAGGCCATTGCAGGAGAAAATGCGGCACGTAGGAATGTTTCAGATGTCTCGCCTGTCATGTTCGATAGAACGCAGACGGCCATTCAAAACATCCTGCGTCCTGGTCGTACAGATCTACCGCATTTGACCTCCCGCACCACGTTACGCGGTATCCCACACCAGCTTGAAAATGTGACCCACGTCGCTCGAGGCGCGCTACAAGTTGTGCCCCAGACCATGACAGACTTAACCAATGCGGCCACTGCACTAATGATCAATTGCGCCTACTCCTTAGGTGAAACGGTCAACTCGCGCTTGGGAAACTCTAGCACTTTATCTTCTGAGCCCGGCAGCCCCGGCGCCTCGACTATTGCAGAAGAAACAAGACGCATGAGTGATATGGAGACAGGCCTGTCTCGCTCACCCAACTCCTGCAACGCCCTCGATTGAGCATCGTTGCCCTTAAGCTGACAGCGCGATTCGACAATAAGGACCATCTGGTTTAAACGAAAGGTCCCAGTTGATTTTTTAGCTGCTGTCGAGCCCGAGAGAGCCTAGAGCGCACGGTGCCTATAGGTATCCCCAACGACAAAGCCGTTTCTTGATAATTACCCCCTGTGTCCAGGGCCACTTCGATCACTTTCTGCATATTCTGGGGGAGGCCTCGAATGGCCGTCATCGTTCGCAGCAGTTCTCGATGATCGTTGACCTGGTGGCTGAGGTCCGTCTGGATGTCCAGATCGGAGTGCAGGGAATCGTCCCAACTTTCTTGACCCGGTTCTCGGTACACGCGCCTGAAGTGACTGCGGATGAGGTTTAAGGCAATTCCGCACAGCCACGTCTGTGGCTGACTGGCGTTGCGAAACTTGTGTTCGGAACGCAGCGCTTCAAGGAAGGTACCTTGAAGGATGTCATCCACGTCATCCGTGTTCATGACACGTTTGTGAATGAATGCTCGCAAAATTTTCACTTGAACGTGGGTGAGTTGACGAATTCCGGAGGACACTGAGGTGGTGAAGGACTCTGGGTTACTTGGGCACATGTCATTGACCTGGGTAGGGAATCTCCAAGTCCTGTTCCAATATGCATGCCAGATTTTCAGATCATCTATCCGTCTGATTTATAAGTCTTATTTCACCGGCGATTTGCTGTTTTGTGCAACATTCGGCACTAGACCGATTTGTGCCAGACAGTATTTGGCGCAGCTATAAAACCTACTCCGCGTGGGAACCGGAACTCACCTGCAACCACTCAAATGCCATGACCACGCCCGGAAGCGCTTTATGAGAATCGTCGCTCCACTTTCAACTGGGTCCCCGCAACCGCCCTTGATCAGGCCTCCCAAGGGCGCAGTGCCTGCAGTGCCCACGCATGCCACTGTTCCCGCTAACAGTGAGCAACCGGTACAAGTTGCCCCCGCCCATAATCAAGCCCAGGTCGGACCTTACCTGGCGCCTGCCAGCGATCAATCGCACGGCAAAAATCCGTTCCAATCCCAGTTATCGAGGGATAGGGCTGTTCACCAAAAGTTAAAGGGCTCTTATGCGAAGCGACTGGACAAATCGGCGAGGATGCTGCGTAACAACCTGCTGGGCAAACAGCCAAGCCTTGAAGATTTGCTGGCTTTGGTGGATGGAGAACCCGCCATGGCGATGGCGGCGTTGCAGACCGCTGCCCAACAGGCGAACGCTGAAGGCCACCCCGCCGAGCATGCTGCCCTTTCTGTCTGGGCCAGAGAGCTGGGCATCAAACATGGCGGCACCCGGCGAAGCGATATCAGTGCGCTCAGACCGTCCACGAACTCTGGCGCTAACAGGCGACGTCGCATAGACACACGTCACCTGTATGGCGACGCCACTGTCATGGACAGCGTGAAAGGACTCATCGAATTACTGATGGGTGGCCAGGAAAAATCCGAGCATTTCCAGCTGAAGCTGCAACAAATGCAAAGCACGATCAAATACGATCTCGCTGCAATGGCGCCGACAGCGTCTCAGAAGCAGATACGCCCCATAGTGCATGCATGCAACGTTGTACGACACGTAGCGGTGCTTCTGGATGGATGCAAAAAAATTCTCAAGCGCATGAGCGGTAAGAACCCCTTGGGGATTACGGAACCAGTGAACTTTCTCCAGTCGCTGCTGCGCCTGTCAGCAGACGGTTTGCAAATAAAGGAGACCCAAAGCTTGGCTCGAGTTATCGGAGGCGAACACCTCAAGCATCAGCTGGCATTTCTCAATGCCCTTCGCCCCATGGTGCAAGAATTACCCCTGGTTCTGTGGCGGGACCTGGACAAGCGACGCCTGGCGCTGAACAATCTTCGCGCGCTAATGACCCAACTGACTGAGCAGGAACAAATTCAGAACCTGGGCAGGATTGCCCCGTGAACTACATTATCAGCCTGTTGAACAAGCTGGCGTTGGCCGCGATGCATCGCTCGGAAGTCGTGGGCGCTTTCGTGGTCATTGCGATCATGTTCATGATGATCACGCCGCTGCCCACTGGTTTAGTCGACGTTCTGATCGCTATCAATATCTGCATCTCCTGCCTGCTCATCATGTTGGCCATGCATTTGCCTCGGGCGCTGGCGTTTTCGACTTTCCCTGCCGTGCTGCTATTGACCACAATGTTTCGCCTGGCGCTGTCCATCTCGACCACACGTCTGATCTTGCTCGATCAGGATGCCGGGCACATTGTCGCGGCATTTGGTGAATTTGTGGTCGGTGGCAACCTGGCCGTAGGTCTGGTGATTTTCCTGATCCTCACCGTGGTGAATTTCATCGTCATTACCAACGGCTCGGAGCGCGTTGCCGAAGTCGGCGCGCGCTTTACTCTGGACGCCATGCCCGGCAAGCAAATGTCCATCGATAGCGATCTACGCGCCAACCTGATTTCGGTCGATGAAGCACGCACTCGACGATCCGAATTGGGGAAGGAAAGCCAGTTGTTTGGCGCCATGGACGGCGCCATGAAATTCGTCAAGGGCGACGCGATCGCAAGCCTGATCATCGTCGCTATCAACCTGATCGGCGGTATCGCCATTGGAGTTTTACAGCATGACATGACCGGCGGCGACGCCTTGCAGCTGTACGCGGTATTGACTATCGGAGACGGGCTGATCGCACAAATTCCCGCACTGCTGATTTCTGTCACCTGCGGCATGATCATTACGCGCGTACCCAGCGACAACGCCGTACCTAGCAACATCGGCAGGGAAATCGCCGAACAAATTACCAGTCAGCCCAAGGCGTGGATCATGGCCGCTATGGCCATGCTCGGTTTTGCCGCTTTGCCGGGTATGCCAACAGCAGTATTCCTTGTCATCGCATTCATCTGCGGCGCTGGAGGATTGTTACAGATCAGTCGGGCCAAACCGACTTCCACAGCTCCGATCATCGCGATATCACCCGAGATGAACGGCACTGAAGACTTGCGCAGCTTTACCTCCAGCCGTCAGTTCGTGATGCAATTTCATTCCGATCAAGACACTGGTGCGGTGGATCGACTGGTGGTGGAGATTCGCCAGCGACGCAATCGCCTCGTCGTGCAGTTTGGCCTGACGTTGCCCTCTTTCATCATCGAACGAGTCACTAATCTTGAACCTGACGAGTTTCGCTTTCTGATCTACGACGTGCCGATGCTCAGGGCGACATTTACCCAGACTCACGTCGCAATCGGTACTCAAGACCTACCCGACTCAAGCGAAACCGGCAGCCTGGATCGCGAGGAAGAACGGTGGGTATGGACACCGAAAGAAAGCGCTGCCGCTCAAGACCCGGCCATAGAATCAGTCAGCTCAAGCACGCTGATCGTCGAGCGTATGGAGCGCGCCATGCAGCTCAGCGGCCCGCAATTTATCGGAATGCAGGAAACCAAGGCAATCTTGAGCTTTCTTGAACTGGAGCAACCTGAACTCGCCCAGGAGGTGCAACGACTCTTGCCACTGGCACGCTTCTCGGCGGTGTTACAGCGCCTGGCGGCCGAATGCATCCCTATCCGGGCATTACGTGTAATTGCCGAGACCATGATCGAGCATGGCCCTCACGAGCGTGAAATCACCGTGCTAACCGATTATGTGCGAATAGCCATGAAGACGCAGATCGTTCATCAGTACAGCGGCCCGGAAGGTTTGCTGGTGTGGCTGGTCACGCCGGAGAGCGAAGCTATCCTGCGCGACAGCCTTCGTCAGACGCAGACTGAGACGTTCTTCTCACTGGACAACGACGTGAGTGAAGTGCTCTTGCAACAGATGCAGATGGCGTTCCCCCTTCATGCCTTGGAAACACCCGTCATGTTGGTGGCTCAGGATCTGCGCAGCCCTTTGCGCACACTGTTACAGGAACAATTCCACCACGTGCCGGTGCTGTCCTTTGCTGAAATCAGTTACAGCTCCCAGGTCAAGGTATTGGGCCGGCTCGACTTGGACTTTGACCAAGCCCCTTTCGATGAAGAGTACGCAGCCTGATGCGCCGGAGACGATCGAATGTATGAATTGAGGGTGTTGAATGGGCTGCACCAGGGAGCGGCACTGCCATTGGTTGGTGATCAGTGGGACATTGGCTCGGACGCTGAGCTGGACCTGGCCCTGTACGATCCAGGCGTGGCGGGTCTGCACTGTCGCTTGCAACGTGTTCATGACCAGTGGCAATTGCACGCCATGGACAGCGTCGTCTGCAACGAACAGGGTCATGGTCAGGCCGTGATACACCTTACGCCCCATCTAAAATTCACGCTGGGTACCGTTTGGCTTTGCTTGGCACACGCACAAGAAGCCTGGGACGATTGCCCAACACTCTTGCCCCAAAATGAAGATCTGACGCTCCTCTCTGGCAGCGCTAGTCACCTTGAAAAAGCAACCGTGCGGTCCCGTGTATTTAACCGGGTCAGCGGCGTGGTCCTCGGTCTTCTGATCGGCGTCGTAGGCAGTGCCTGGAGCTTAACCCGTCCGGTAACGTCCGTAGCCCCTCAACCTGTGGCAAGTGAGGAACCCTTGGTTAAGGCTCCACTGGACAGTGTTCCAGGGCCAGATCGTATCGAGGACGCGCGGCGCCATCTCATCACGATGCTCAAGGAACGCCTGCTCGATCAAGTGTCGTTGCACCAGACGCCCGAAGGTTTGACGCTCACTGGTCATCTTGATGGTGAATCACTGCAGGTCTACCTACGCATGCTAGAACAGTTCAAAGATCGCTACCCCTCCTCCATATCGCTCGTTGACAACGTGTCGACCTCGAGTACCGGCTTGCCTTTCGTCATTGTGCAGATCATGGCCGGTCCGCTGGCCCACTTGGTCATTGCTGACGGCCAGAGGCTTTACATCGGCGATGAGCGACAAGGTTTGCGCCTGACCCGGATCGATGACCACAGGATCAGATTCGAAGGCGACCGACATTTCGAGGTTCACTGGTGAACGCGGCGCTGGCGCAGTGGACAGCCATGCAACAGGCACGCTTGGCCAATTTTTCTGCCGTCACTACCAGCGGTCGGGTAAGCGCTGTGAGCGGCATTCTGCTGCAATGTCAGATTCCGGCCGCCAGAATTGGAGATCTCTGCGAAGTCAGCAAGGCCGACGGCAGCCTGATGTTGGCCGAAATCGTCGGTTTCACCACCGAGTGCACGTTACTCAGCGCTCTCGGTACCCCGGACGGTATTCAGGTAGGCGCTCGCATACAGCCACTGGGTATCAGTCATCGCATCGGTGTCGACGACAGCCTGCTGGGGAGCGTGCTGGATGGCTTTGGCCGTCCCCTGCAAGGCAACGCCACAGGAGCATTCGCTGGGCCAAACGATCGGCGTGTGACCTTGCCGGTTATCGCCGACGCAATACCGGCGACCCTGCGCCCACGCATAACTCAAGCACTTCCCACCGGCATTCGTGCCATCGACGGGCCCCTTCTGCTCGGCGAGGGGCAGCGCGTCGGGTTGTTCGCGGGCGCCGGTTGTGGCAAGACGACACTGATGGCCGAACTTGCGCGCAACATGGGATGCGACGTGATTGTGTTTGGTCTGATCGGGGAACGGGGTCGAGAGCTGCGGGAGTTCCTTGATCACGAGCTCGATGAGACGTTGCGCCAACGGTCGGTATTGATCTGCGCGACTTCGGATCGATCGAGCATGGAGCGCGCACGTGCCGCGTTCACAGCGACCGCCATCGCCGAGGCCTATCGAGCTGAGGGGCGCAAAGTATTGCTGCTTATCGACTCATTAACCCGCTTTGCTCGTGCTCAGCGGGAAATAGGCATTGCAGCGGGCGAGCCTCTGGGTCGAGGCGGATTACCCCCATCCGTTTACACCTTGCTCCCCAGACTCGTGGAGCGGGCAGGCATGAGCGAAAGCGGCTCGATCACAGCGCTTTACACGGTGCTCATCGAACAGGATTCCATGAACGATCCAGTGGCCGACGAAGTGCGCTCGCTGTTGGACGGCCATATTGTGTTATCGCGCAAATTGGCCGAACGCGGCCACTATCCAGCCATTGATGTGCAGGCCAGCATCAGCAGGGTGCTCAGTAACGTGAGTGGACGAGAGCATCAGCAAGCCAACAACCGATTGCGTCGGCTGATGGCTTGCTATCGCCAGGTGGAAATGCTTTTGCGGCTGGGCGAATACCAGCCGGGCGGCGATCCTGTGACCGATTGTGCCGTGCAACTCAACGATTCGATCAATGGTTTTCTGCAGCAGGACCTGCGTGAACCGGTGCCGCTGCAGGACACGCTGGATGCGCTGATGCACCTGACTTCGCAATTGCCGGAGGCGTAATGGACGAAGTACTGGAAGAAGATCCGCGGCAAATAGAGCTGGAGCAGGTGATTGCTGTTCTGACCCCCCTGCGACAGCATCGACTGGCTCGGGCCGAACGCGATTTACATCGAGCGAAAGACGATCTGAAGGCAATGGAGGAGCAACTGGTGAAGGCTCGTGCGCTATTGGATCAAATGCACGAAGAACAGCAAGAACGTCGACGAACGCTGGCTCAAATGCATCTGCAGCAAACCACGAAACGGACCACCATCGATCAATGGCGCGCCGAAGAGCAACGCATGCTCGATCGAATCGCAAAACGGCGTCAGGACATCGACGAGCAGTCTTTGAGCATCGACGCGCAGAAAACCCTACTCGAACAATTTCGCCAAGCCGCCACAGCACGACAGCGTGCGGTAGAAAAGTTGGCCTGTCTGAGTGAAGCCCTGAATGACGGAATCGAAGCCAAATGAGTACTCCCATCAAGCCCACGGCGCATTCGCCATCCAGAATATCACCTATTGAACGCCCGACAGTCCAGGACGTTCATCGACCTGGTCAAGCCGCAACGCGTCGGGGCGAATCCGACAAGATCCGCCCCACTGCAGCTGGACAGTCCGCGGATCAAGTATTACCGGCAGACGGCCTGCTATTCGCGCAACTACTGATGCCTCCCGGGGGCGCCCTCTCCGATAACGCATCTGAAGGCGGGTTCGGTGTGCCGTTACAGTCTGAGGTCATGATGGCGCAGTTGGTGGACGAACTGGTCTGCCAACTGCCGCTCCAGGCCGAACACCCATTTAATTTCACGCTATCAATGCCACACCTGGGCAAGGTCCAGGTCAAGGCTAATAAAAACGCCACTCATTGGGCTATCGAACTGAGCTTTGACCGCCCCGATACGCTTACCCGCCTGCAATCCCGTCAAGGTACTTGCGAACAGGCACTCACTCAGGCTCTGCGACATCCGGTACAGCTGTCTATGCATGAAGCCTCAGAACAGTGACAGCGCTAGGGCTGCGCAGCGTCAGCAACCTGGCTGCTCAGGCTTCTCGTCTACTGGGGCGGGGGTTGACGCTGGACTTTGAAGCAAGGGGCCTGGGGGGCAGCATCAGGCTCGAGCCGAGTGAGCACTGCATCGGTCCCGGAGAAGACGCAGTGCTTCTTGACAGCGCCATCGGGCCAATTCGACTGAGTGACGCAGGTGCCGTTCTTAGCCTGCTGGGGAACTTGCCGGTGGTGGTTCAAGGCCCGTATCAGGCGTGGTACTGGCAACTCGTCAATCAGCAACTGAGTACTCCGATAACAGCACTGCTAGCACCGATAGTGCCAATTTTGGAAGACGTGATCGGGGTCGAATACGAAATCGGTTGCCGATTGCAAGTGCGCTTGGGAGAAGAGTGCGTCCACGCCATATTCAGCACCTCCCCCGCCTCTTTGCTGCGCCTGCTCGAGGGCGCGCGCTGGCAGGCCGAAGAACATCACCTCGGCGATGACTGGGATGTCTCCCAGCCCTTAGTAATTGGCGAAGTGGCGCTAACTGTTGAGCAGTTCGAGTCCCTGCGCCCGGCGGATGTATTGCTGCCTTCCATTAGCTATTTCGATATCGATGGCGAAGGCCGGTTGGACTTCGGTGGCCTCCATTGGACAGTCGCTGCACAGGCACATGCCACACGAATAGTTGTACGACTGACTCACGAGGAAATCTTTTAAAATGGCAAACGATGAACTGGATCAGGAAGACTTGCCGGAAAACCCTGATGAAGACTTCATGCAGGAGCAGTATGAGGATGAGGATGACGACGAGGAAGAACGTGAGTCACCAGAGCAAAGTCTCGCCTCGCTGACGCTTGATCCGTTGAGTCAGATGTCTCTGGAGTTCACTCTGCGGTGTGGAATCTTGACGCTGACCCTCGGTGAGCTGCGCAGACTCGCGCCTGGCGTGATCCTGGAAGTGGCCGGCATCGCCCCAGGGCACGCGACCTTGTGCAAAGGCGATCGGGTGGTAGCCCATGGTGAGTTGGTCGACGTGGACGGGCGTTTGGGTCTGCAGATTACCCGACTGGCACCCCTGTCATGATAATGGACGGGATGAATCCCATACTGCTTGCGCTGTTTCTGGGCGCGATGTCGCTGATCCCCTTCATGTTGATCGTCTGCACAGCCTTTCTGAAAATTGCGATGACACTGCTAATCACCCGCAATGCGATAGGGGTTCAACAGGTACCGCCGAACATGGCGCTATATGGCATTGCGTTGGCCGCAACTATGTTTGTGATGGCGCCGGTCGTGCACGAGATACAGCAACGGCTAGAACAGAACCCATTTGAAGCTGGTGATACCGAACAATTCAAGGCAAGTGCCGCCAGGGTGATCGAACCTTTGCAGCGGTTCATGACGCGTAATACCGACCCGGACGTGATTACCCATTTGCTGGATAACACTCAACGAATGTGGCCCAAGGAAATGGCCGACAAGGCGTCCAAAGAAGATTTGATGCTGGTCATACCGGCTTTTGTGTTATCCGAGCTCCAGGCCGGATTCGAAATCGGTTTTCTCATCTATATCCCTTTTATCGTTATTGACTTGATCATTTCCAACCTCCTGTTGGCGTTAGGCATGCAGATGGTTTCCCCCATGACTATTTCACTACCGCTCAAGCTATTACTTTTTGTGCTGGTAGAGGGTTGGACACGCCTTCTCGACAGCCTTTTTTATTCTTACCTTTGAGGTCAACCGTGGAAGCGATGGCGTTGTTCAAGCAAGGCATGTTTCTAGTGATCATTCTCACGGCTCCACCCTTGGGGGTTGCCGTGCTGGTTGGCGTGATAGCGTCACTCTTGCAGGCCCTCTTGCAGATTCAGGACCAGACCCTGCCTTTTGCCGTAAAACTGGCTGCAGTCGGGCTGACGCTGTCCATGACCGGCCGCTGGATCGGCGTGGAGTTGATTCAGTTCATCAATCTGGCCTTTGACTTGATCGCCCGCACTGGAGGCCGACACTAGATGCCCAACGATGCTCAGGAGGCTTTTGAACTAATGCTGGGTATCGGGCTCGCCATGGCACGTCTGCTGCCTTGCATGATGCTGGTTCCCGCCTTCTGCTTCAAATACCTGAAAGGGCCGCTGCGTTATGCAGTGGTCGTGGCAGTGGCGATGGTGCCAGGCCCTTCGATTGGCCAGGCCCTTACCCGTCATCAAGACAACTTGTTCGTCATCGGTGGGCTACTGATTAAGGAAATCATTCTGGGCACACTCCTTGGCCTACTGCTCTATGCCCCGTTCTGGATGTTCGCATCAGTGGGTGCCTTGCTGGACAGCCAGCGCGGCGCACTCAGTGGCGGCCAGATCAATCCGTCGTTGGGACCGGATGCTACCCCATTGGGTGAGTTGTTCCAGGAAATGCTGATCATGCTGGTCATCCTGTCAGGCGGACTTTCGCTACTGACCCAAGTAATCTGGGACAGTTACAGCATTTGGCCGCCTACGTCCTGGTTCCCCGGCATGACAAAGGATGGCCTTGACCTATTCCTTGATCAACTCAGTCGGACCCTGCAACACATGATGCTGTACGCCGCGCCCTTTATTGGACTGCTTTTACTCATTGAGGCGGCTTTTGCGATGATCGGCCTGTACGCGCAGCAACTGAACGTCTCGATTCTGGCAATGCCAGCCAAAAGCATAGCAGGCCTGGCCTTTCTCTTGATCTATCTACCGGCCTTAATAGATCTGGGGGAAGGTGAGCTGTCTGCATTGCTGGACTTGAAATCGCTTTTGCCGCAGTTGGTTCAAGTCCCATGACCGAGAAAACAAAACCAGCCACACCCAAACAGCTGCGTGACGCCAGGGAAAAAGGTCAGGTTGGGCAAAGCCAAGACTTCAGTAAAGTGCTGGTGCTGCTCATGGTGAGCGAAGTTACACTTAACCTGGCAGAGGAAAGCATGGTGCGCTTGCAGCGGATGCTGGCGCTTCCGCTTGACCATGCCGGCGAACCTTTTATGGGTACAGTCGCTCGGATCAGCAGCGAAAGCGCGACGGTATTGATCAGTTTTATTCTTTGCAGTGTCGGTGTCGCAGTCATCACTCGAATGATAGGCACGTGGATGCAAATCGGCTTTCTGTTCGCCCCAAAAGCGTTGGCGCCGACGCTTGAAAGGCTCAGCCCGTTAGGGCAAGCGAAACAAATGCTTTCAATGCAGAACCTAACCACGTTAACGCTGAGCATACTCAAAGCGGCGGCCATTGCAATTACGCTGTATGTATTGATCAAACCGGCGCTTAGTACGCTCATCCTGTTAGCTTATTCTGATCTGAATACTTATTGGCGTTCGCTGGTGCAAGAATTCCGCCATATATTGCGTTCCACTCTTGGCCTGCTACTGGTCATCGGCGTGATCGACTTCGCCGTGCAAAAATATTTCCACGCTAAAAAGATGCGAACCAGTACTGAAGATATACAGAAAGAACACAAACAAGCCGAAGGTGATCCGCATGTCAAAGGTCACCGTCAACAGCTGGCACGCCAGTTGTCCAATGAGGCCCCGAGCGCACCCCGCCCATCTGTAGACACCGCGGACCTGGTAATCGTCAACCCGACCCACTACGCCGTTGCCCTGTATTATCGCCCGGGCGAAACCCCTTTGCCGTTAATTCATCGCAAGGGTATGGGCGACGAAGCCCTGGACATAATCGCCCTTGCCAAGCGCGCGAAAATCCCGGTCATACAGAGTATCTGGCTTGCCCGGACACTCTATAAAGTCAACGAAGGCAGGTATATCCCACGC
This genomic stretch from Pseudomonas wuhanensis harbors:
- the sctT gene encoding type III secretion system export apparatus subunit SctT, with product MPNDAQEAFELMLGIGLAMARLLPCMMLVPAFCFKYLKGPLRYAVVVAVAMVPGPSIGQALTRHQDNLFVIGGLLIKEIILGTLLGLLLYAPFWMFASVGALLDSQRGALSGGQINPSLGPDATPLGELFQEMLIMLVILSGGLSLLTQVIWDSYSIWPPTSWFPGMTKDGLDLFLDQLSRTLQHMMLYAAPFIGLLLLIEAAFAMIGLYAQQLNVSILAMPAKSIAGLAFLLIYLPALIDLGEGELSALLDLKSLLPQLVQVP
- the sctU gene encoding type III secretion system export apparatus subunit SctU, translating into MTEKTKPATPKQLRDAREKGQVGQSQDFSKVLVLLMVSEVTLNLAEESMVRLQRMLALPLDHAGEPFMGTVARISSESATVLISFILCSVGVAVITRMIGTWMQIGFLFAPKALAPTLERLSPLGQAKQMLSMQNLTTLTLSILKAAAIAITLYVLIKPALSTLILLAYSDLNTYWRSLVQEFRHILRSTLGLLLVIGVIDFAVQKYFHAKKMRTSTEDIQKEHKQAEGDPHVKGHRQQLARQLSNEAPSAPRPSVDTADLVIVNPTHYAVALYYRPGETPLPLIHRKGMGDEALDIIALAKRAKIPVIQSIWLARTLYKVNEGRYIPRPTLLAVAHIYQVVRQLTDVPNEVIRVTDA